In Microvenator marinus, one genomic interval encodes:
- the tgt gene encoding tRNA guanosine(34) transglycosylase Tgt has translation MTKPLKFELLKTDHDARRGRVTTLHGSFETPAFMPVGTRGTVKGLMPRDLKETGSEICLGNTYHLHIAPGDKVVRKFGGLHEFMGWDKSILTDSGGFQVFSLPGVQVEEEGVTFKFEKSGKPVTLTPERSVQIQENLGADIFMAFDVCVEFPCDYRRAQEAVYRTDRWLKRCKEAQTTADTQSLFGIVQGSTYDDLRALSAQLTIEHDLPGYAIGGVSVGETHDLMMQAIEFAAPFLPKDKPRYLMGVGYPEDLVEGVARGIDMFDCVLPSRLGRSGVIFSRRGRYRVTKGKYRNDKYPLDTNCSCYACQNFSRGYINHLLNVKEILGSTLATLHNITFYQDLMRGMRDAIEQGRFEKFRENFLEEYLSEDRFEELVQSRDDNDE, from the coding sequence ATGACTAAGCCACTAAAATTTGAACTCCTCAAGACCGACCACGATGCAAGGCGCGGCCGCGTAACTACACTGCATGGCTCCTTCGAGACCCCCGCGTTCATGCCTGTGGGTACTCGTGGAACGGTCAAGGGGCTTATGCCCAGGGACCTAAAGGAAACGGGTTCCGAAATCTGCCTCGGGAACACCTACCACCTCCATATTGCGCCCGGAGACAAAGTCGTCCGAAAATTCGGTGGCCTCCACGAGTTTATGGGCTGGGACAAGTCGATTCTCACCGATTCCGGCGGGTTTCAGGTCTTCTCCTTGCCGGGGGTTCAGGTGGAAGAAGAGGGTGTGACCTTCAAGTTTGAGAAGTCAGGAAAGCCCGTCACCTTGACGCCCGAGCGAAGTGTTCAAATCCAGGAGAACCTCGGGGCGGACATCTTCATGGCCTTCGATGTGTGCGTGGAGTTTCCGTGTGATTACAGGCGCGCGCAGGAGGCAGTCTACCGCACTGACCGCTGGCTAAAGCGATGCAAAGAAGCTCAAACCACCGCCGATACACAATCGCTCTTTGGAATTGTTCAAGGCTCTACCTATGACGATTTGCGTGCGCTCAGCGCGCAGCTGACCATCGAGCACGACTTGCCGGGTTACGCGATTGGCGGTGTTTCGGTGGGCGAGACGCACGACCTCATGATGCAGGCTATCGAGTTTGCCGCTCCGTTTCTCCCCAAGGACAAACCTCGCTATCTAATGGGTGTGGGTTATCCGGAGGACCTCGTCGAGGGTGTGGCGCGCGGTATCGATATGTTCGACTGCGTACTTCCGAGTCGCCTTGGCCGCTCAGGCGTCATCTTCTCGAGGCGAGGCCGCTACCGCGTGACCAAGGGGAAGTACCGCAATGATAAGTATCCGCTCGATACCAATTGCTCGTGTTACGCGTGTCAGAACTTCTCTCGCGGCTATATCAATCACCTGCTCAACGTCAAAGAGATCCTCGGCTCAACGCTCGCTACGCTCCATAACATCACGTTCTATCAGGACCTGATGCGCGGTATGCGTGACGCCATCGAGCAAGGCCGCTTCGAAAAATTCCGCGAGAACTTCTTGGAAGAGTACCTCTCGGAAGATCGTTTCGAGGAGCTCGTCCAGTCCCGCGACGACAACGACGAATAG
- the msrA gene encoding peptide-methionine (S)-S-oxide reductase MsrA — MFLTFKKPEMPTPESSLPGRTEKMPVPEKHYVLGTPLDAEFEGMEFALFGMGCFWGVERKFWQIPGVLSTAAGYTAGYTPNPTYKEVCSGQTGHNEVVRVVYDPTKVSYEDLLKVFWENHDPTQGMRQGNDLGTQYRSGIYAYSQAQKELAASTRDAYQTALKTAGLGEITTEILDAPEFYFAEDYHQQYLAKNPNGYCGIGGTGVSCPVGILKT; from the coding sequence ATGTTCCTAACATTCAAAAAACCAGAAATGCCCACCCCTGAGAGCTCGCTCCCAGGCCGAACCGAGAAGATGCCCGTGCCAGAAAAACACTATGTTCTGGGCACTCCTCTCGATGCCGAATTCGAAGGCATGGAGTTCGCCTTGTTTGGAATGGGTTGCTTTTGGGGTGTCGAGCGAAAGTTTTGGCAGATACCAGGCGTGCTTTCTACGGCCGCTGGCTATACCGCAGGCTACACACCAAACCCGACCTACAAAGAGGTGTGCAGCGGACAGACCGGACACAACGAGGTCGTCAGAGTGGTCTATGACCCTACTAAAGTTTCCTACGAAGACCTCTTGAAAGTCTTTTGGGAAAACCACGACCCTACCCAGGGGATGCGCCAGGGAAATGACCTAGGAACGCAGTATCGCTCGGGTATTTACGCTTACTCACAAGCTCAAAAGGAGTTGGCGGCGAGCACTCGCGATGCCTACCAGACCGCGCTGAAGACGGCGGGCCTTGGCGAAATCACCACGGAGATATTGGACGCGCCTGAGTTCTATTTTGCTGAGGACTACCACCAGCAGTACCTGGCCAAGAATCCCAATGGCTACTGCGGTATTGGTGGCACGGGCGTGAGTTGCCCCGTTGGCATCCTAAAGACCTAA
- a CDS encoding GIY-YIG nuclease family protein — protein MAWFLYVVECADGTLYAGITTEIERRLQEHNTSAKGARYTRARRPVRLLQEAEFESRSQASKAEYYFKRLTRTRKKEWVIEPFDLIES, from the coding sequence ATGGCCTGGTTTCTTTACGTGGTAGAGTGTGCTGACGGCACGCTATACGCCGGAATCACGACCGAGATAGAACGCCGGCTGCAGGAGCATAACACCTCGGCCAAAGGAGCCCGTTACACGCGAGCCAGGCGGCCGGTCCGTCTTCTCCAAGAGGCCGAGTTTGAGTCGAGATCTCAAGCTTCTAAGGCCGAATACTATTTCAAGCGGCTGACACGAACGCGGAAGAAAGAATGGGTGATTGAGCCGTTCGATCTCATCGAATCTTGA
- a CDS encoding oxidoreductase, with protein MGEWSWEKLPDLSGKLGVVTGANSGLGFETTKMLTARGARVVMGCRSVDRAEEAQEKIKADLPYARLEMIPLDLADLSSVQKFAKKFNAVHDRLDILVNNAGVMAIPYTKTKDGFEMQLGTNHLGHFALTGLLDPKIKATSGARVVQVSSNAHKFGKMQFDDLQWEKGYDKWRAYGQSKLANLLFMFELSRRFQAAGRDTISLAAHPGYADTNLQMLGPKMENSAFGKFAMSMGNKYFAQSAEDGALPVAYAAGMRDVECGQYFGPSGFMEMKGGPAIAETTRKARSIEDATRLWEVSEELTGVKWTP; from the coding sequence ATGGGAGAATGGTCATGGGAGAAACTGCCGGACCTCAGTGGAAAGCTCGGCGTGGTCACGGGAGCGAATTCCGGGCTTGGTTTTGAGACGACAAAGATGCTCACTGCTCGTGGTGCTCGAGTCGTGATGGGTTGTCGTTCCGTAGACAGGGCGGAGGAAGCACAGGAGAAGATCAAGGCAGATTTACCCTATGCGCGTTTGGAGATGATTCCTCTCGACCTCGCCGACCTCTCGTCAGTTCAGAAGTTCGCGAAAAAGTTCAATGCGGTCCATGATCGTTTGGACATCTTGGTGAACAACGCCGGAGTGATGGCTATCCCTTACACCAAGACCAAAGACGGTTTTGAGATGCAGTTGGGGACCAATCACCTTGGGCATTTTGCACTGACCGGCCTTTTGGACCCGAAGATTAAGGCCACGAGTGGGGCGCGCGTGGTTCAGGTGAGCTCCAACGCTCATAAATTTGGGAAGATGCAATTCGACGACCTACAGTGGGAAAAAGGCTACGATAAGTGGCGTGCCTACGGTCAGTCCAAACTTGCGAATCTGCTCTTCATGTTTGAGTTGAGCCGGCGTTTTCAAGCGGCGGGGAGAGATACAATCTCGCTCGCTGCACATCCAGGTTACGCCGATACCAACTTGCAGATGCTCGGTCCGAAGATGGAAAACTCGGCGTTCGGCAAATTCGCCATGTCCATGGGCAACAAGTACTTTGCGCAATCCGCAGAAGATGGTGCGCTGCCTGTCGCCTACGCGGCCGGGATGCGTGATGTAGAATGTGGCCAGTACTTTGGACCATCGGGCTTCATGGAAATGAAGGGAGGCCCCGCTATCGCCGAAACCACGCGAAAGGCGCGCAGTATTGAGGATGCGACACGACTCTGGGAGGTCTCGGAAGAGCTCACAGGCGTCAAGTGGACGCCTTGA
- a CDS encoding RidA family protein, with product MSSPESKLDELGISLPEAPAPAAAYVPWVQTGNTLFTAGQIAMNGKEFVATGVVGRDVDLEVAVQCSRQCAINIMAQLKSALGDLSRVQRIVKLNVFVASTHDFTDQHLVANGASQLIAEVFGEKGKHARSAVGVPSLPLNSPVEIEAIVEVKAST from the coding sequence ATGTCTTCACCTGAATCAAAACTCGACGAACTCGGTATCTCGCTTCCCGAAGCCCCCGCTCCAGCCGCTGCCTATGTGCCGTGGGTGCAAACTGGAAACACCCTCTTTACCGCCGGTCAAATCGCGATGAACGGAAAAGAGTTTGTGGCCACGGGTGTCGTTGGGCGCGACGTGGACCTTGAGGTTGCCGTCCAATGCTCCAGACAATGCGCCATCAACATCATGGCACAACTCAAGAGTGCACTTGGCGACCTCTCCCGGGTTCAACGCATCGTAAAACTCAACGTCTTTGTGGCGTCGACACATGACTTTACCGACCAGCACCTTGTGGCGAATGGCGCGTCACAGCTCATCGCCGAGGTGTTTGGCGAAAAGGGCAAACACGCCCGCTCCGCCGTCGGCGTACCGTCGCTCCCCCTCAACAGTCCTGTAGAAATCGAAGCGATCGTCGAGGTCAAGGCGTCCACTTGA
- a CDS encoding tetratricopeptide repeat protein, translated as MNVIEVSDQTFEADVIRRSYEVPVVVDFWAPWCGPCRVLGPVLEGLANESKGDWVLAKIDTDANQAKAQEYRIQGIPNVKAFVNGKVVDEFSGALPKHMIEQWLAKVIPSASDKELAAARGYLADHQLAKARAIFERLNQAEDRNLEAMIGLAEVAIGECLDGEEAKFSEALGILESITDAEEALIEQDFARVWLLVEGYRQLSAARERWGGDPRTSLSKEIESSPRDPEFRWMMAMIEGAAGEKERALQHLLEIVKFNRGFRDDGARVAMVRIFKILGDDDPLTHRYRQELGRWLY; from the coding sequence ATGAACGTGATCGAAGTGAGCGACCAGACCTTTGAAGCAGATGTGATTCGGCGCTCCTACGAAGTGCCTGTGGTTGTGGACTTCTGGGCGCCGTGGTGCGGACCGTGCCGCGTTTTGGGACCTGTTTTGGAAGGGCTCGCAAACGAGTCGAAGGGCGATTGGGTGCTCGCCAAAATCGATACGGATGCCAATCAGGCAAAGGCACAGGAGTACAGGATTCAAGGGATTCCCAACGTTAAGGCCTTCGTAAACGGCAAGGTCGTCGATGAGTTCAGCGGAGCGCTCCCCAAACATATGATTGAGCAGTGGCTGGCAAAGGTGATTCCGAGTGCGTCGGACAAGGAACTCGCCGCTGCCAGGGGGTATCTAGCTGACCACCAACTGGCCAAGGCCCGTGCGATTTTTGAGCGTTTGAACCAGGCGGAGGACCGAAATCTTGAGGCGATGATCGGATTGGCTGAGGTCGCTATCGGTGAGTGCCTGGACGGCGAAGAAGCGAAGTTTTCGGAAGCCCTTGGGATTTTGGAGTCGATCACAGACGCAGAGGAGGCCCTTATCGAGCAAGACTTCGCGCGTGTTTGGCTGCTCGTCGAGGGCTATCGGCAACTGAGCGCTGCACGCGAGCGATGGGGCGGTGACCCGCGAACTTCATTGAGCAAGGAGATTGAGTCGAGCCCGCGTGACCCTGAGTTTCGTTGGATGATGGCGATGATCGAAGGCGCGGCCGGAGAGAAGGAGAGGGCGCTGCAGCATTTGCTTGAAATCGTGAAATTCAATCGTGGGTTTCGCGATGACGGCGCACGAGTGGCGATGGTGCGGATATTCAAAATCCTCGGAGATGACGACCCATTGACGCATCGTTATCGCCAAGAACTTGGGCGTTGGCTCTACTAA
- a CDS encoding sigma 54-interacting transcriptional regulator — MSNQEVGLRTVFVDNKPTSRQLRKAKLVVVEGDQKGKSFELTKSRTYVGRSSVNDITLKDTSVSSTHFELRAEEDGLLLRDLGSTNGTLLGGCRVREVYLAPNTTFRAGNTTFSFQPSDEIIDIPLSAEEHFQGVIGRSVSMREVFATLAKVAPSELTCLIEGDTGTGKERIARAIHDASRRSSKPYVVLDCSSIPKDLMESYVFGHEKGAFTGAVNQHKGAFEQANGGTLFMDEIGELDLTLQPKLLRVLENREFKRVGGNQTIRTDVRVIAATNRDLRQMVNEGSFREDLYFRLGVININIPALKERREDIPLLVESFIADVASRRPDLPKMRMTADAMDMLMSYTWPGNVRELKNVIERAANLANDGKIERADLQLANSLGPAPVAAPQVSASQTAGDISHITVDLNLPYKDGKQVVLNAYEYDYLKKIIAEFDGNISQASNEAGLTRYHLRELLKKHDLK, encoded by the coding sequence ATGTCGAATCAGGAAGTAGGGTTGCGGACCGTCTTTGTGGATAACAAACCCACATCGAGGCAATTGAGGAAGGCGAAACTTGTGGTGGTTGAAGGGGACCAGAAAGGGAAGTCCTTTGAACTCACAAAATCGCGTACCTACGTGGGCCGTTCTTCGGTCAATGATATTACGCTTAAAGATACTTCGGTAAGCTCCACACACTTCGAGCTTCGGGCTGAAGAAGATGGTCTCTTGCTTCGCGACCTTGGGTCGACGAACGGTACGCTCCTAGGTGGCTGCCGAGTCCGTGAGGTCTACCTGGCGCCGAACACGACATTTCGAGCGGGAAACACGACCTTTTCGTTTCAACCGAGCGACGAGATTATCGACATTCCACTTTCTGCTGAAGAACACTTCCAGGGCGTGATCGGGCGCTCGGTGTCTATGCGAGAGGTCTTTGCCACTCTGGCCAAGGTCGCCCCCTCCGAACTGACTTGCCTCATCGAAGGCGACACCGGAACCGGTAAGGAGCGCATCGCGCGCGCCATCCACGACGCTTCTCGCCGAAGCTCTAAACCCTACGTCGTGCTCGATTGTTCTTCGATTCCTAAAGACTTGATGGAGTCTTATGTTTTTGGCCATGAGAAAGGCGCATTCACCGGTGCTGTGAATCAGCACAAGGGGGCGTTCGAACAAGCCAATGGCGGAACGCTCTTTATGGACGAGATCGGCGAGCTAGACCTTACGTTGCAACCAAAACTCCTGCGGGTGCTGGAGAATCGAGAGTTCAAACGCGTCGGCGGAAACCAAACCATCCGCACCGACGTGCGCGTGATCGCGGCGACCAATCGTGATCTGCGCCAAATGGTCAACGAAGGGAGTTTTCGCGAAGACCTCTATTTCAGATTAGGGGTGATCAACATCAACATTCCCGCGCTCAAAGAGCGCCGAGAAGATATTCCACTTCTTGTTGAGTCGTTCATTGCGGATGTGGCGAGCCGCAGGCCAGATCTTCCTAAAATGCGAATGACCGCAGACGCGATGGATATGCTGATGTCCTACACGTGGCCAGGTAACGTCCGCGAGCTGAAAAACGTCATCGAGCGCGCCGCTAACCTCGCCAATGATGGAAAGATTGAAAGGGCAGACCTGCAGCTGGCCAATTCCTTGGGGCCCGCGCCTGTGGCTGCTCCTCAGGTCAGTGCCTCGCAGACGGCCGGGGATATCTCGCATATCACGGTGGACCTCAATCTCCCGTATAAAGACGGCAAACAGGTGGTTCTCAACGCCTACGAATACGACTATCTAAAGAAGATCATTGCCGAGTTTGATGGCAATATCTCTCAAGCCTCCAATGAGGCAGGACTTACGCGGTATCACTTGCGCGAACTCCTCAAAAAACACGACCTAAAATAG